The following DNA comes from Crateriforma spongiae.
CGAGAATTGGGTGTTTGCGGGCAGCGAGTTTTGGACCGACCCGATCGACGGCAAACGGTATTACCAGGCGGATGGCGGCGACATGATCTGTGTGTCCAATTTCGGCACCGCGATGCTGGACGTTCCCTTCGAAAGCAGTGCCCAGTCGGCCGACTTGTTGTTTGAACCGTTCACCGAAAACTTGCCGCCGCGCGATACGCCGGTTCGCGTGGTGATGGTGCCGATCCCGTTCCCGACCGACGACGATCCCGTTGACGACGGTTCCAGTGACAACGATCCCGATGAAGATGCCAAACCCACTGGTCGTGATGACGGCGAATCGTCGGCGGTCCCGCCGCTGTTGAGAAAGCCGACCGAACGTATCTTGCTGCCTCCGGCCAAGCCAGCGACCAGCAGCGATTCGTCGGCGACCTCCACGCCATGATGCGAACCGTATTGGTCGGGTTCGGTGTCGTCGGTCGCGCCGTGTGTGCCGAACACTTGCGCCGGGGCATCGCCGTTGATGTGGTCGATCAAGACGCGTCGGCCCTGCAGTCGGCATCCGAGTGGCTGCAACACACGTTTCCAGGCGATGATCCATCCGGCAACGCCTGGAACATTCGGTCGATTCCATCGGTCATCGGTAGCTTAACGTCAATCCGTATCGAACCAAGCGATCCTCGTGACGCCGGCGGTGCAGATGATTGGGCAGGCGACGGTCGTCCGACGCTTTTGATTGAATCCGTCGCTGAGAACTTGGAAGTCAAGCAGGCGTTGTTTCGACAGGCACAAGCCGATCTGCCCGGCGGTTCGATCTATTGCTCGAATACGTCCACGCTGCCAATTCGTAATATCTCCAGTTCGCTGGACCAGGTTGAACGTGTGGTCGGCATGCACTTTTTTATGCCGGTCGCTCAACGGCCTGCGGTGGAGATCATCGCTTCGCCAAAAACCGATCCGGCGATCGTCGATGTTTGTGCGGATCATGTTCGACGATTGGGCAAAGTTCCTTTGCGGGTTGGCGACCACGTCGGGTTTGTCGTCAACCGCATGCTGGCCCCTTACATCAACGAATCAATCACGATGTTGTGTCGCGGTGCAACGGCATCGCAAATCGCGGATGCTGCCATGCAATTCGGGATGCCGATCAGCCCGCTGGCGTTGGTGGACGTGATCGGAACCCGTACCGCATTCGATGGCGGACGCAGTTACTGGCGGGCATTCCCCGATCGGTTCGTCTCGGCGCCGCTGTTACCGGCATTGGTGAAACGCAAGCGTCGCGGCCGCCATGACGGCGGTGGTTTTTTCGACAACCAAAATGATGCGGATCAACATCTGCTTGCACCGGAGGTCGGCGGGTTGGTCACCCGGTACACTCGCCAGGGTCGGGATTGGACGGTCGATCAGATTCATCACCG
Coding sequences within:
- a CDS encoding 3-hydroxyacyl-CoA dehydrogenase family protein, which gives rise to MMRTVLVGFGVVGRAVCAEHLRRGIAVDVVDQDASALQSASEWLQHTFPGDDPSGNAWNIRSIPSVIGSLTSIRIEPSDPRDAGGADDWAGDGRPTLLIESVAENLEVKQALFRQAQADLPGGSIYCSNTSTLPIRNISSSLDQVERVVGMHFFMPVAQRPAVEIIASPKTDPAIVDVCADHVRRLGKVPLRVGDHVGFVVNRMLAPYINESITMLCRGATASQIADAAMQFGMPISPLALVDVIGTRTAFDGGRSYWRAFPDRFVSAPLLPALVKRKRRGRHDGGGFFDNQNDADQHLLAPEVGGLVTRYTRQGRDWTVDQIHHRLAATLWAEAACLIRDGVIKDVNVVDDAMWGGLGYRMSLDDDAKPVVDMPTVNGSDRQSFTRHCDSLGWDILRTQWSGEDPIHVPAWLEHQCESAVANGQSPRDVLVTNLTASDHVR